The following are from one region of the Carassius auratus strain Wakin chromosome 13, ASM336829v1, whole genome shotgun sequence genome:
- the LOC113112924 gene encoding leucine zipper putative tumor suppressor 2 homolog, which translates to MALVQALPVPTDHPKPSADIQQCRSVSHSPIVAAAGTMGSVSSLISGRTYQERHCQAASNFGGKYRKPTPATSCFRQQEGTLRSSSSQEQLLTRQPPLPAKKKSSAPISTGNGNYGYLSDEPVGDWNDNHVTTYSPSSDTEEPPDNRGMNGNIGGPPPKLVPVSGKLEKSMEKILIRPTAFKPVVSKNRNSVQYLSPRSGGSLTESQGSLNLLLPGTGLGCQEKRNSYSGGRNARSSQCCTMSDSGRNSLSSLPTYSSTGYSLTQSEVPTGHIETTRSSGGHGHSNSDSGRSSSSKSTGSLSGRGQPLSDSGSCGRSPAPGEGYEGVIRELEEKLRERDLELQQLRDNLDENEAAICQVYEEKQKRCEQELEDLRQSCASKMKQVQLKAQRAQQVLQLQVFQLQQEKKKLQEDFSQLLQEREALEKRCASFEKEQTQLGPRLEETKWEVCQKSGEISLLKQQLKDVQADLGQKASEIVALKAQLREARSELQASQVRSQEAHATARTRTLELEVCENELQRRKSEAELLREKMGHLEEESIRLKEALAMPPFQTLPSKGQCMSLPLPQTHGGITHGISPAFRDNSSEEQFLAYESDEAKVQRQSVDMLHGLRQQVDRMRAELMYERRRSEDQLEAFEDERRVWQEEKNKVIRYQKQLQQNYIQMYRRNRDLERVMRELSLELENRDLEEFDMRSNEIHFEEITATEI; encoded by the exons ATGGCTCTAGTTCAGGCACTGCCTGTGCCCACTGATCACCCGAAGCCCAGTGCTGACATCCAGCAGTGCCGCTCAGTATCTCACTCCCCCATCGTAGCTGCGGCAGGCACCATGGGCTCTGTAAGCAGCCTTATCTCTGGACGTACCTATCAGGAGCGTCACTGCCAAGCTGCCAGTAACTTTGGCGGCAAGTATCGCAAACCCACACCAGCTACAAGCTGTTTCCGACAGCAAGAGGGCACGCTGCGCAGCTCCAGCTCACAGGAGCAGCTTCTCACCAGGCAGCCTCCTCTACCTGCTAAGAAAAAGTCCTCCGCCCCCATCTCTACTGGCAATGGCAACTATGGCTATTTGAGTGATGAGCCAGTGGGTGACTGGAACGATAATCATGTGACCACGTACAGCCCATCTAGTGATACCGAAGAGCCTCCTGATAACAGAGGCATGAATGGTAACATTGGTGGCCCTCCTCCCAAACTCGTCCCAGTGTCAGGGAAGCTGGAAAAG AGTATGGAGAAGATACTGATCCGTCCCACTGCCTTTAAGCCTGTTGTGTCCAAGAATCGCAACTCTGTTCAGTACCTGTCTCCACGGTCAGGGGGCAGTCTGACTGAAAGCCAGGGCAGCCTCAACCTCTTACTTCCTGGTACTGGGTTGGGTTGTCAGGAGAAGCGTAACTCTTACAGTGGAGGGCGCAACGCAAGGAGTAGCCAATGCTGCACTATGTCAGACTCAGGCCGCAACTCACTCTCCAGCCTACCAACCTACAGCAGCACAGGATACAGCCTGACACAGAGCGAGGTTCCTACCGGGCACATTGAAACCACACGCTCTAGCGGTGGCCATGGACACTCTAACTCCGACAGTGGTCGGTCATCATCCAGTAAGAGCACAGGGTCTTTAAGTGGCCGTGGGCAGCCCCTCTCAGACAGTGGATCGTGTGGCCGCTCTCCGGCCCCAGGAGAAGGGTATGAGGGCGTCATTCGAGAACTTGAGGAGAAGCTGAGGGAAAGAGATCTGGAGCTGCAGCAACTAAGGGACAACCTGGATGAGAACGAGGCAGCCATCTGTCAG GTGTATGAGGAGAAACAGAAGCGGTGTGAGCAAGAGTTGGAGGACCTTCGGCAGAGTTGCGCATCGAAAATGAAGCAGGTGCAGCTGAAGGCACAACGGGCACAACAGGTCCTGCAGTTGCAGGTGTTCCAGCTGCAGCAAGAGAAGAAGAAATTGCAGGAAGACTTCTCCCAACTGCTGCAGGAACGCGAGGCATTGGAGAAGAGATGTGCCTCTTTTGAGAAGGAGCAGACACAACTAGGTCCTCGTCTAGAAGAGACAAAGTGGGAG GTCTGTCAGAAGTCTGGTGAGATCTCTCTGCTGAAGCAGCAGCTGAAGGACGTACAGGCTGATCTTGGTCAGAAGGCCAGCGAGATTGTTGCGTTGAAGGCACAGTTGAGAGAGGCTCGTTCTGAGCTTCAAGCTAGCCAGGTTCGCTCGCAGGAAGCCCACGCCACAGCCCGCACCCGTACACTCGAACTAGAGGTTTGCGAGAATGAGCTGCAGCGTCGTAAAAGTGAAGCGGAGCTCTTGCGGGAGAAGATGGGCCATTTGGAGGAAGAGTCCATCCGTCTTAAAGAGGCCCTGGCAATGCCCCCCTTCCAAACTCTACCTTCTAAGGGCCAATGCATGAGTTTGCCCCTGCCCCAAACCCATGGGGGAATCACTCACGGGATCAGTCCTGCTTTCCGGGACAACAGCAGTGAAGAGCAGTTTCTAGCATATGAAAGCGATGAAGCGAAGGTCCAGCGTCAGAGTGTGGATATGCTTCATGGTCTCCGTCAGCAGGTGGACCGAATGCGTGCTGAGCTGATGTATGAGAGGAGGCGGAGTGAGGACCAACTGGAAGCCTTTGAGGATGAACGCAGGGTATGGCAGGAGGAGAAAAACAAGGTGATTCGTTACCAGAAGCAGCTGCAGCAGAACTACATCCAGATGTACCGCAGAAACCGAGACCTAGAACGTGTGATGAGGGAACTTAGTCTTGAGCTGGAGAACAGAGATCTGGAGGAGTTTGACATGCGTAGCAATGAGATCCATTTTGAGGAGATCACTGCCACTGAAATCTAA